CAAAAACTTTATGAATTCAGTGTAGAGGTGGGGAGACAATGAGAAATAAAAGGGTATTGGGGGAATATCTAGTAACGGAACGGTACAGAGAGGTTATAGAATTTGAACGGTTCAGAGCCTGATTCAGCACCACCCTTCATTCAGTGACCCAAAACAAACACTCTGAATGCTGACcgattcagcattcagtgctgaatGGTCTCATACAGATGCAAGCAAACACACCCTTAGTCTCAACCGTCATTCATCTCTCATTTTTTTTCTTATGACAATAAACTGTGATGAcatcatatataacttaaataaaaattaagAAATTAACCTCCTTGCTTCTGAGCTTCTGCAATTACATGCAGTGCAAGAGTTGTCTTTCCAGAAGCTTATGGACCATATATCTCCACTACACGTACCTGCATATGTAGATTAAAGCTTTAAAGGCAATAGAGAAGAGATATTAAGCATCATATAATTCAAAAAATACATTTAACATGACACAAATACCTTTGGAAATCCACCAATTGCCAGTGCGCTATCTAACGAAAAAGATCCAGTAGATAAAACCGGAACTTGTCTAGGAAATGCACACTGACCAAGAAACATGATAGAACCCTTTCCATGAGAAGTATTGATTTGATAAATTGATTGTTTTAGTGGAATGTCCTTTTTAGACAAATTTTCATCACCTGAATAGCCACTATCAGATTTAGATTTCTTCGTACCTTAAAGTTCAAAAACTCTCGTATGAAACAGTGATATGCTTAGGTGCCAAAATTGTAGTCTCCTAACTAACTAGTATCAAAACTAACAAAAAACACAAAATTGTAGTCCATCTAGAAATCAGTAGCACCTATCTTTTGTAGAAAAACTGCTTAtctgagatgatgatgaagagttatcattcatcaaaccattatcaTTCATTAAATCATTCAACAAAACGATTATCAAAATGTTATGAAGAAGAAATATGGCCATTAGTAAACAAGCCTCATAAGCATGGAAGTAAAGTTAGaaatcaaagtaaaaaaaataatggCCACTTTTTGACTACATGGGCGAGATTCATTGATAAGTAAAAAAGGTACAAACGGGATAatcataatttaaaaaaaaaaatgaaaaaaaatatctTTTTAGGGTTTTTTAATATGAAAATAGAAGAAAGCGAAAatataacaatttttttttaacaaaatcgttaaaaaTCGGTAATGAATGATATAAAtcgtgatgaatgattaattttatcattcatcaaacgatTATTATCATTCATCACCGATTTTTGAATGATTTCGAATGTTTTTTGCTTATGAAAATATAGATTAGGAGATACACCTACGCAAAAGCCACCCATATGAAAACATAGTCCTAGACAAAACCATATACAATGAGCTTATAAAATTTACATCAGAACACCTGAAAATACACATATGTATGTTCTCTCTTTGtaagaaaactaaattatatataaataacaacAGCTACCTTCTTCCTTTTAactctatataatatataatattcattTAGATATCATTCATTACAACCAACAAGGTATGACAGTGCAGGTATACACCTTCTTTCTAGTAACTTACTCATACCAAGATCTATACAACTAAACCAAACTTTATCTAAACTAATGAACACATAACAtactaaagaaagaaaaaaaatctatATAAGAATTGTTACAGCCaaaaattatataaatacatataaacttTCTAAATTACTACATGTACATCAGTAGTCCATTATATAACTCTCACAAACAAAACCACAAACAGTTGGTGTGCATAAAAACATAGTTAGATTAAACGTATTCATATAGAAACATACATTATAAAATTACATTAAACGTATTAAAAATTTGAAATACTTACAGGAAGTAACGAGAGCTTGAGCCAGGGCTTGTTGATATTGGTAAATAGTTCTCATAAGAGGTGTACTAGGAACAAATACTTGAAGGTTATGGATTGAAGCCCACCTAAGAGAATGCAAGTTAATGCTTTATCATTCCACAATACAGGGCACTGATTTGTATCATTCTTCTAAATTATCATTCTAAAACTCATTAATTAATCTGAACCAAATCCACTGTTGACAGAATTGACAAAATTAATAGACTTAAACCTGAGATTGACATTAACCTTGCACCACCACTGATCTGCATAGTTATCATCATTCACAAAATGAAGTTCCAATTTCATCAATTGTTGCTTCATTTCGGATCCTTAATTTGAGATGCATCAAAGCAACTTTTCATCACCAACACCATTTTCTCTGATTCCTTTTGCTTTAAATCATTCAAATTTAACCACCGAGGGTTTCGAACTTATCAACATAGATCAATTCAATAACAAAAAGCATAAATTAGGGCAAATATAGGTACCGTGAAATAGATCGTGTTCGTCGTGCACGAAGACATCAGGAGTCGCCATGATTGCAGTGATTCGATTAATTGATTGAGCGATTACAGAAGGTAGAAA
The window above is part of the Rutidosis leptorrhynchoides isolate AG116_Rl617_1_P2 chromosome 1, CSIRO_AGI_Rlap_v1, whole genome shotgun sequence genome. Proteins encoded here:
- the LOC139882271 gene encoding DNA repair protein recA homolog 3, mitochondrial-like, with the translated sequence MKQQLMKLELHFVNDDNYADQWWCKVNVNLRWASIHNLQVFVPSTPLMRTIYQYQQALAQALVTSCDENLSKKDIPLKQSIYQINTSHGKGSIMFLGQCAFPRQVPVLSTGSFSLDSALAIGGFPKVRVVEIYGP